The Verrucomicrobiaceae bacterium DNA window AAAGATGCGCTGGAGCTGCTTTTCACGTGCTCGCACATACTTGGAGACATCACCGGCAATTTCGAGCGAGCGCAAGAAACCCTCCAGATGTACGGAAAGTTCGTGCTTGGCAGCCTCGCGCATCGCCTTTGGAGCCGCAACGCCATCATGTTCTTCAAGGGCTTCTTTGAAGGCTTGATCGGCGATTCGTTGAGCCAACCGCTTATCCGTACGCTTCGTGCATCCATAGACGCGTTCCTGTGGATTGTTGATGTAGTAATAAAAGCGCCAATAGCGACTTCCACCCTTTCGAGGTTTTACGAGATAGACAGGCATAATTCAAAAGCTGGAAGGGAGTTTCTTGAGGAAGTGTTCAAGGCATTCTGGCTTCACAACCCAACGGTTACGAAGCTTATGTGCTTTGAGCTGCCGGTCTGCCACCATCCTTTGGATGGTGCGGCGTGATCGCCGCAAGATAGGTGCAACTTCGGGAAGGGTTAGGTACGCTTTGTCTGAGGGGATATAATTCATAGCTTAACATGATGAAATAACCCAGGGCCTACCGCACATGCAGTAGAACAAACCCAAGGTTAACTCTCGCCTCCAGGGAGGTGAGTAGTGAATCCGTGCCGGGCGGATTCACTGAAGAGATGTTTGTTTCCGGCGAGGACGTACCAAGCCCTCTTGCTATGAAGTATGTGTATCAACCAACGAGC harbors:
- a CDS encoding helix-turn-helix domain-containing protein; protein product: MNYIPSDKAYLTLPEVAPILRRSRRTIQRMVADRQLKAHKLRNRWVVKPECLEHFLKKLPSSF